One segment of Pseudodesulfovibrio sp. 5S69 DNA contains the following:
- a CDS encoding glycosyltransferase, with product MGLPEISVVFVLQDLEFGGTQRQTLELLRRLDRSQFTPELWILRDGGDFLQNVRTLGIPSHVLSSCLAVNPTSLLNLWRRLRRTRPDILIPMTVVPNIWCRLLGRLAGCPVILGTCRGGGSVKRQHEKRLWRLAHHHACNAEALCKGLAALGTPSHRLTLIENGIDVAQWDAGPRSDIGKRLLAVGRLHEDKDHETLLHAMALLPEHHADARLTIVGDGPLQHELQTTAGRLGLDDRVRFEPARHDLLPYYAQSTLLVHPSRREALPNSIMEGAAAGLPVIATDVGGVSRLVVEGKTGLLVEPGDAKELAQAICTLLDAPERAHDMGSQGKQHMQQHFSMDAMVQNYETLLHDLAAVLRS from the coding sequence ATGGGCCTGCCGGAGATCAGCGTCGTCTTCGTCCTCCAGGATCTAGAATTCGGAGGCACCCAACGCCAGACCCTGGAACTGCTACGCCGCCTGGACCGCAGCCAGTTCACTCCCGAGCTGTGGATACTCAGGGACGGCGGCGACTTTCTGCAGAACGTCCGCACATTGGGTATTCCCAGCCACGTCCTGTCCTCCTGTCTGGCCGTGAACCCGACAAGCCTCCTCAATCTCTGGAGACGGCTACGGCGAACGCGCCCGGACATCCTCATCCCCATGACCGTCGTGCCCAACATCTGGTGTCGGCTGCTTGGAAGGCTGGCCGGTTGCCCGGTCATTCTCGGCACCTGCCGGGGCGGCGGCTCCGTCAAGCGGCAGCATGAAAAAAGGCTTTGGCGGCTGGCCCATCACCATGCCTGCAACGCGGAAGCCCTCTGCAAAGGGCTCGCGGCCCTCGGCACGCCGAGCCATCGCCTCACCCTCATTGAAAACGGCATTGACGTGGCGCAGTGGGACGCCGGACCACGAAGCGATATCGGGAAACGGCTGCTGGCCGTGGGCAGGCTGCATGAGGACAAGGACCATGAAACCCTGCTGCACGCCATGGCGCTGTTGCCCGAACACCACGCGGACGCCAGGCTGACCATTGTGGGCGATGGCCCCCTGCAGCACGAATTGCAGACGACCGCAGGACGCCTGGGACTGGACGACCGCGTCCGATTTGAACCGGCCCGACACGATCTGCTGCCCTATTACGCGCAAAGCACCCTGCTCGTTCACCCTTCCCGGCGGGAGGCCCTGCCCAACAGCATCATGGAGGGAGCAGCGGCCGGACTGCCGGTCATCGCTACGGACGTGGGCGGCGTATCCCGATTGGTTGTGGAGGGCAAAACAGGCCTTCTCGTCGAGCCGGGTGATGCGAAAGAACTGGCACAAGCGATCTGTACCCTGCTTGATGCGCCTGAAAGGGCACACGACATGGGCAGCCAGGGCAAACAACACATGCAACAGCATTTTAGCATGGATGCCATGGTCCAGAACTACGAAACCCTGCTGCATGATTTGGCTGCAGTCCTAAGGAGTTAA
- a CDS encoding radical SAM protein, translated as MSKRSQISPAVITKLFLRHARHPWIAKKLVALQADKWLFNLTHSRLDEGYAKKIHQFSVRITDVCNLRCVMCGQWGENGFLRGKKLSDLKKAEVSPARYIELLDDMVANGHHPNVYLWGGEPMLYDGTLDIIGHASRLGLPPSIATNGTKLQKGIDCFTDSPLYLLQVSIDGHNAELHNGIRRPGNLDVFGAIMDGLSDMRDARERKKNDLPFIASLTTISRDNHDHLLDIYENISPMVDFLVFYPSWWIDEPSANAHAVDFERRFGQKPTLHRGWIGGWKPDNYALIESQMQAIRRRSARLGTPPAVFIPNISGVDNLREYYTNHRNSFGFDQCISIHQVVEIDSNGDMSPCRDYHDYVVGNVKEHTVTELWNSDRFRTFRQSLHRDGLMPVCSRCCGLMGY; from the coding sequence ATGAGTAAACGCAGCCAAATTTCGCCGGCAGTCATAACCAAGCTCTTCCTCCGTCACGCCCGGCATCCGTGGATTGCCAAAAAACTGGTCGCATTGCAGGCCGACAAGTGGCTGTTCAACCTCACCCACTCACGGCTTGATGAGGGGTATGCCAAAAAGATCCACCAGTTCAGTGTCCGCATCACCGACGTGTGCAATCTGCGCTGCGTCATGTGCGGTCAGTGGGGCGAAAACGGATTCCTTCGCGGCAAGAAGCTGAGCGACCTCAAGAAGGCCGAGGTCTCCCCTGCACGGTATATCGAACTTCTGGACGACATGGTAGCTAACGGCCATCACCCCAACGTGTACCTCTGGGGCGGGGAACCCATGCTCTACGACGGCACCCTGGACATTATCGGACACGCCTCCCGGCTCGGCCTGCCGCCGTCCATTGCCACCAACGGCACCAAGCTGCAAAAGGGCATCGACTGTTTCACGGACTCGCCGCTCTACCTGCTCCAGGTGTCCATCGACGGCCATAACGCCGAGCTGCACAACGGCATCCGACGCCCGGGCAACCTCGATGTATTCGGGGCCATCATGGACGGCCTGTCCGACATGCGGGACGCCAGGGAACGCAAAAAAAACGACCTGCCCTTCATCGCCTCCCTGACCACCATCTCCCGTGATAATCACGACCATCTTCTGGACATTTATGAAAATATTTCCCCGATGGTCGACTTTCTGGTCTTTTATCCCTCCTGGTGGATCGATGAACCGAGCGCCAATGCCCATGCTGTGGACTTCGAGCGTCGCTTCGGCCAGAAACCAACCCTGCACCGGGGCTGGATCGGCGGCTGGAAGCCCGACAATTACGCGCTCATCGAATCCCAGATGCAGGCCATCAGACGGCGCTCGGCCCGGCTCGGCACCCCACCCGCCGTGTTCATCCCCAACATCTCCGGCGTTGACAATCTCCGGGAATACTACACCAACCACAGAAACAGCTTCGGCTTTGACCAATGTATCTCCATCCATCAGGTGGTGGAAATCGACAGCAATGGAGACATGTCCCCCTGCCGGGACTATCATGATTATGTCGTCGGCAACGTCAAGGAGCATACAGTCACCGAACTGTGGAACTCGGACCGGTTCCGCACATTCCGGCAAAGTCTGCATAGGGATGGACTCATGCCGGTCTGCAGCCGCTGCTGCGGGCTGATGGGCTATTAA
- a CDS encoding ABC transporter substrate-binding protein produces the protein MTCVTKRLIAFAAVACASVLLLAGGAWARRITDMTGRVVAIPDTIETVYAASPPETMLVYAIDPMLLAGLNFPLKDKYIDAHTLNLPVIGGYFGQGKTPNLEALVALNPDIVIGRKSNPLSGKFEAFLRKFNIPVANIVIDRLDQYPEAIELLGHIFGRESRAKELADYTRKTFARVKAVTASIPAEKRVKVYYAEGNDGLRTEGGASIHAELIPLAGGINAHHGGVLTRYGKEKVTLETVIAYQPEVIFVEQPDFYKRIYSSDGWKSIPAVKNHRVYLVPRRPFNWFDRPPSFMRILGLKWVADILYPDRYDWDMEQECREFFHLFLQKDISAQDARQLMSAS, from the coding sequence ATGACCTGTGTGACGAAAAGACTGATTGCATTTGCGGCCGTAGCTTGTGCCTCTGTCCTGTTGCTTGCCGGGGGAGCGTGGGCCCGCCGGATCACCGATATGACGGGCCGCGTCGTCGCGATCCCGGACACGATAGAGACGGTGTATGCAGCTTCACCTCCTGAAACCATGCTTGTTTATGCGATCGATCCGATGCTCCTGGCCGGGTTGAATTTCCCCTTGAAGGACAAGTATATTGACGCGCACACCTTGAATCTGCCCGTTATCGGCGGATATTTCGGCCAGGGCAAGACGCCCAACCTGGAGGCGCTCGTCGCGCTGAACCCGGACATCGTTATCGGCAGAAAATCAAATCCGTTGAGCGGAAAGTTCGAGGCCTTTCTCCGAAAGTTCAATATTCCGGTGGCGAACATCGTCATTGACAGATTGGATCAATATCCGGAGGCGATTGAACTTTTGGGGCATATCTTCGGCAGGGAATCCAGGGCAAAGGAACTCGCCGATTACACCCGGAAAACGTTTGCCCGGGTAAAGGCTGTAACAGCTTCAATCCCTGCGGAAAAGCGAGTGAAAGTCTATTATGCGGAAGGCAACGACGGGCTGCGGACGGAGGGCGGCGCATCAATCCATGCCGAGCTTATTCCCCTTGCCGGCGGAATCAATGCGCACCACGGAGGCGTCCTGACCAGATACGGAAAAGAAAAGGTGACTCTCGAAACGGTCATAGCCTATCAACCGGAGGTCATTTTTGTCGAACAACCCGATTTTTATAAAAGGATTTATTCGTCCGACGGATGGAAAAGCATCCCGGCGGTCAAGAATCACCGCGTCTATCTCGTCCCCCGGAGACCCTTCAACTGGTTCGACCGCCCACCGTCTTTCATGCGGATACTGGGGCTGAAGTGGGTCGCCGACATCCTCTACCCGGACCGTTATGATTGGGACATGGAGCAGGAATGCCGTGAGTTCTTCCATCTGTTTTTACAAAAGGACATATCTGCCCAGGACGCGCGACAACTCATGAGCGCCTCCTAA
- a CDS encoding transporter, with product MKKSVIFFVICTWLMTVGGLHRAYAESVEAGGDKAGKVMVAKPSNKEPKCIGLVNMSNGMVLPKGKIVTNVKYRYVHKDSLYNGSTKKNGNYGGKYDRVNQSLQLTAKAGLFENFEARIMIPYWDKQVKRKPGNLLKPWDTDTVSGLGDVVVMGRYALMTQRSGDWLNLAFGAGLKLPTGDADHENGLPYSNTHQYIGPAGQLGTRSWDPKFELGATKIFGRSRVDAHLMYTVTGEGAHNSRVGNQFKYDLGYGYALNKYFDVELELNGVDQQRQWYDGSADNSSGGHTIYITPGVHWKISKNSNLSVGVPLVVYRYINGYSSSPEQTSRYGLGEDYQIITRLGFTF from the coding sequence GTGAAAAAGAGTGTGATTTTTTTTGTTATCTGTACATGGCTGATGACGGTCGGGGGGCTACATCGGGCATATGCGGAGTCGGTTGAGGCTGGAGGCGATAAGGCTGGGAAGGTGATGGTCGCTAAACCATCCAATAAAGAGCCCAAGTGCATAGGGCTTGTGAATATGTCAAATGGCATGGTGCTTCCCAAGGGAAAGATTGTAACCAATGTCAAGTATAGATACGTGCATAAAGACTCGTTGTATAACGGCAGTACGAAAAAGAACGGGAATTACGGCGGCAAGTACGATCGCGTGAATCAGTCTTTGCAGCTTACGGCAAAGGCCGGTCTGTTCGAAAATTTCGAAGCGCGCATTATGATTCCGTATTGGGATAAACAAGTCAAACGCAAGCCGGGCAACCTCTTGAAACCGTGGGATACGGATACGGTCTCCGGCTTGGGGGACGTGGTTGTTATGGGGCGGTACGCGCTGATGACTCAACGGAGCGGAGATTGGTTGAATCTCGCCTTTGGCGCGGGCCTCAAGCTGCCCACCGGCGATGCCGACCATGAAAACGGTTTGCCTTACTCCAATACGCACCAGTATATCGGTCCCGCCGGACAGCTCGGCACGAGATCGTGGGATCCGAAGTTCGAGTTGGGAGCCACCAAGATTTTTGGACGGTCCCGAGTGGACGCGCATCTTATGTATACCGTCACGGGGGAAGGCGCTCACAATTCACGTGTGGGCAACCAGTTCAAATATGATCTGGGATACGGATATGCCCTGAACAAGTACTTCGATGTGGAGTTGGAGCTCAACGGAGTGGACCAGCAACGCCAGTGGTATGATGGCTCGGCCGACAACTCATCGGGGGGCCATACCATTTACATCACGCCCGGCGTGCATTGGAAGATATCGAAAAACAGCAACTTGTCCGTGGGAGTGCCTCTGGTCGTCTACCGGTACATCAACGGCTACTCCTCCAGCCCCGAGCAGACCAGCCGCTATGGGCTCGGTGAGGATTATCAGATCATCACCCGGCTCGGGTTCACCTTCTGA
- a CDS encoding glycosyltransferase family protein, with amino-acid sequence MARIIYGVMGDSGGHINRSLAVAREMDEHEFLFVGGGRVLEAERHGYRYSSLPMISTVLRDNRVHVTGTVANFGHIILGYQKIVAGLCRQIEEFKPDLAITDYEFFLPKAARQCGLHCISLDHQHSITNTVHTPPSEQTVSRLITTGIIKALFSCADKYVVSSFFSLPGKDNTTVVPPILHRDVLEVAPSEGSHVLVYMRSGVGKNLLQGLQSTGRTCRIYGTQETGSQGDLHFMPPSREGFLTDLAASAYVICNGGHTLTSEALHLGKPVLALPTELFYEQFLNAHFLKKLGYGDFTNAHEENNVALCHFDKHHNKHRKILAEKNFFGNTVIADTIRSLADSY; translated from the coding sequence ATGGCCAGGATCATCTATGGCGTCATGGGCGACTCCGGCGGCCACATTAACCGCTCCCTGGCCGTTGCTCGGGAAATGGACGAGCACGAATTCCTGTTCGTCGGCGGAGGCCGGGTACTGGAGGCAGAAAGGCACGGCTACCGATACTCCAGCCTGCCCATGATCTCCACAGTGCTGCGGGACAACCGTGTCCACGTGACGGGAACCGTCGCCAACTTCGGGCACATCATCCTTGGATATCAAAAAATTGTGGCCGGGCTCTGCCGACAGATAGAGGAATTCAAGCCGGATCTGGCCATCACCGACTACGAATTTTTCCTGCCCAAAGCGGCCAGGCAATGCGGCCTGCACTGCATCAGCCTGGACCACCAACACAGCATCACCAACACCGTGCACACACCGCCCTCCGAGCAGACCGTCAGCCGCCTGATAACCACCGGCATCATCAAGGCGCTCTTCAGTTGCGCCGACAAATACGTGGTCAGTTCGTTCTTCTCCCTGCCGGGCAAGGACAACACCACGGTCGTGCCGCCAATCCTGCATAGGGACGTTCTGGAGGTTGCGCCGTCAGAGGGCAGCCATGTGCTGGTCTACATGCGCAGCGGCGTGGGAAAAAACCTGCTCCAGGGGCTCCAGTCAACAGGCAGGACATGCCGCATCTACGGCACCCAGGAGACGGGCAGCCAAGGCGACCTGCACTTCATGCCCCCCTCCCGGGAAGGCTTCCTCACCGACCTGGCCGCCAGCGCCTACGTCATCTGCAACGGCGGCCACACCTTGACCAGCGAAGCCCTGCACCTGGGCAAACCCGTGCTCGCCCTGCCAACGGAATTATTCTATGAACAATTCCTCAATGCGCATTTTCTAAAAAAACTCGGATATGGCGATTTCACTAATGCCCATGAGGAAAACAATGTGGCCTTATGTCACTTCGATAAGCATCACAACAAACACAGAAAAATATTGGCCGAAAAGAATTTTTTCGGCAATACGGTGATAGCCGATACCATCAGATCACTTGCGGATTCATACTAA
- a CDS encoding lysylphosphatidylglycerol synthase transmembrane domain-containing protein: MKNNAIQNDPQGRAEHGNLVKMVLFSLLGSVVLLAVVAWSADLGLLRQLLSHVDRFWLGGAAACMVVLQCVSGLRLATLLPDAEGRSGPMYASAVEVAFLCQALIKILPFRLGEVAFFWLAKMKLYAPFDRTLGVFLRFRLWDLRVMAISFILCAGWVAMRQYAWLKVYIGVAGILGVAFFLLSPVRILSLADKVFRFLTLLPGLGFLRSFSEMLEKAVARFDEEQTVSGTTLLMQSVVIWAWYFIVIYCLIQSLGIAVGPVAAIAVASGMTLVGIVPLQTVGGLGLVEIGQASLYMLAGLPVAEAASSSLAVSVLFLMLCIVVPGAMWALFAFARLVSRRG, translated from the coding sequence ATGAAAAACAATGCCATTCAAAATGATCCCCAGGGAAGGGCCGAGCATGGCAACTTGGTCAAGATGGTGTTGTTTTCATTGCTGGGTTCCGTAGTCTTGTTGGCTGTCGTGGCATGGAGTGCGGACCTGGGCCTCTTAAGGCAACTGCTTAGCCACGTTGACCGGTTCTGGTTGGGGGGGGCGGCCGCCTGCATGGTGGTCCTGCAATGCGTGTCCGGTCTTCGGCTGGCTACGTTACTGCCGGATGCAGAGGGCAGAAGCGGCCCTATGTATGCCTCGGCGGTGGAAGTAGCCTTTCTTTGTCAGGCACTGATCAAGATTCTGCCGTTCCGGTTGGGGGAAGTCGCTTTTTTCTGGCTCGCCAAAATGAAATTGTACGCCCCGTTTGACAGGACGCTTGGCGTTTTTTTGCGGTTCAGGCTGTGGGATTTACGCGTGATGGCCATCAGCTTCATCCTCTGTGCCGGATGGGTAGCCATGCGCCAGTATGCCTGGCTAAAAGTGTATATCGGTGTTGCCGGCATTCTGGGGGTGGCTTTTTTCTTGCTTTCGCCGGTGCGGATCTTGTCCCTGGCCGACAAAGTGTTCCGGTTCTTGACCCTGCTCCCCGGTTTGGGCTTTCTGCGCTCCTTTTCCGAGATGCTTGAAAAAGCTGTCGCCCGTTTTGATGAAGAGCAGACGGTGTCCGGAACGACGCTCTTGATGCAGAGTGTGGTCATCTGGGCATGGTATTTCATTGTAATCTACTGCCTGATACAGAGTTTGGGTATAGCGGTCGGTCCGGTGGCGGCCATTGCCGTTGCCAGCGGCATGACCCTGGTCGGTATCGTACCCCTCCAGACCGTAGGAGGTCTTGGCCTCGTGGAAATCGGCCAGGCCTCACTGTACATGCTGGCCGGGCTGCCTGTTGCCGAGGCCGCCAGCAGCAGCTTGGCAGTGAGCGTCCTCTTCCTGATGTTGTGCATCGTCGTGCCGGGAGCGATGTGGGCCCTTTTCGCCTTTGCCAGACTGGTCTCACGACGGGGTTAA
- a CDS encoding glycosyltransferase family 2 protein: MLNGKKVVLVMPAYNAAKTLQKTYEAIPKGFVDDVLLVDDKSQDNTVELAQCLGIKTYVHAQNRGYGGNQKTCYAKALELGADIVVMLHPDYQYTPKLIPAMVSPIAEGVNDCMLGSRILGKGALRGGMPIYKYVANRFLTLIQNLLINEKLSEYHTGYRAFSREVLERLPLEQNSDDFIFDNQMLCQIVYAGFHIGEVTCPTKYEKESSSISFLRSCKYGIGVLRCSMGTFLHRHGMRKSPLLEPLDKA; the protein is encoded by the coding sequence ATGCTGAACGGCAAGAAGGTAGTCCTGGTCATGCCCGCCTACAACGCGGCCAAGACCCTTCAAAAGACCTATGAAGCCATCCCCAAAGGCTTTGTGGATGACGTGCTCTTGGTGGATGACAAAAGCCAGGACAATACGGTTGAACTGGCCCAATGCTTGGGCATCAAGACCTATGTCCATGCCCAAAACAGGGGCTACGGTGGCAACCAGAAGACCTGCTACGCCAAGGCGCTGGAACTGGGCGCGGATATCGTGGTCATGCTCCATCCCGACTACCAATACACGCCCAAGCTTATCCCGGCCATGGTCTCGCCCATTGCCGAGGGCGTGAACGACTGCATGCTCGGCTCCCGCATCCTCGGCAAAGGAGCGCTCAGGGGCGGCATGCCCATATACAAATACGTGGCCAACCGATTCCTGACCCTGATCCAGAATCTGCTGATCAACGAAAAACTTTCCGAGTACCACACCGGCTACCGCGCCTTTTCCCGCGAAGTGCTGGAACGGCTACCGCTGGAACAGAACAGCGACGATTTCATTTTCGACAACCAGATGCTCTGCCAGATCGTCTACGCCGGATTCCACATCGGGGAAGTCACCTGTCCCACCAAGTATGAAAAGGAATCCTCTTCGATCAGTTTCCTGCGTTCCTGCAAATACGGCATAGGTGTGCTCCGGTGCTCAATGGGAACCTTTCTGCACCGCCATGGCATGAGGAAGTCGCCTCTGCTGGAACCACTGGACAAGGCCTGA
- a CDS encoding glycosyltransferase has protein sequence MTTVSQHTAKVALVHYWLVNRNGGGERVIEALCELFPQADIFTHCVDPTKLSHTLEQHTIKTTFINRMPFSKRFYKHYLPLMPLALEQVDLSEYDLVISSESGPAKGIIAPATTKHICYCHTPMRYLWDHKDAYLAEANPLIRLFMIPIFHYLRLWDVLSAKRADAIVANSSAVAARIKRWWGCEAEVIPPPVDTEYFKTFINEEPGDYYLFAGRLVRYKRADLAIKACEQLGKRLVVVGQGEEMKALKSMAGPKVEFRGEVEREELARLYAGCQALLFPGEEDFGIVPIETMAAGRPVIAYARGGALDYITDKNGLFFNQDTPESLAKAILRFEADLTFDPITISAQASRFGRDHFKGAFMAAISRVSKG, from the coding sequence ATGACCACTGTTTCTCAACATACCGCTAAAGTAGCTCTGGTTCACTACTGGTTGGTCAACCGTAATGGGGGTGGTGAACGGGTCATCGAAGCTTTGTGTGAGTTGTTTCCTCAGGCAGATATTTTTACTCATTGCGTGGACCCGACCAAGTTGTCACATACCCTTGAACAGCACACTATCAAGACCACGTTTATCAACCGGATGCCCTTCAGCAAACGGTTCTATAAACATTATCTCCCTTTGATGCCCTTGGCCTTGGAACAGGTAGATCTCTCGGAGTACGACTTGGTCATTTCCTCGGAGTCCGGCCCCGCAAAAGGGATTATCGCACCGGCTACGACAAAACACATCTGCTACTGTCACACCCCAATGCGATATCTTTGGGACCATAAGGATGCTTATCTGGCAGAGGCAAATCCTCTGATCAGACTGTTTATGATCCCTATCTTTCACTATCTACGCCTATGGGACGTCCTTTCGGCAAAAAGGGCGGATGCCATCGTAGCGAACTCCTCGGCGGTGGCAGCCAGGATAAAACGGTGGTGGGGATGCGAGGCCGAGGTGATTCCCCCTCCGGTTGACACGGAATATTTCAAAACGTTCATCAACGAAGAACCGGGCGATTATTATCTATTCGCGGGCAGACTGGTACGCTACAAACGTGCTGATTTGGCCATCAAGGCCTGTGAACAATTGGGCAAACGGCTGGTTGTCGTGGGCCAAGGGGAGGAAATGAAAGCCCTCAAATCGATGGCTGGGCCCAAGGTGGAATTCCGTGGCGAGGTTGAGCGTGAAGAATTGGCAAGACTGTATGCAGGTTGCCAAGCCTTGCTCTTCCCCGGAGAAGAAGATTTCGGGATCGTCCCCATCGAGACCATGGCTGCTGGCAGGCCCGTCATTGCCTATGCAAGAGGCGGAGCCCTCGACTATATAACAGACAAAAATGGACTATTCTTTAATCAGGACACCCCGGAATCCCTGGCAAAGGCCATTCTTCGCTTTGAAGCGGACCTGACCTTTGATCCTATTACCATTTCTGCGCAGGCAAGCCGGTTTGGCAGGGATCACTTCAAGGGAGCCTTCATGGCTGCAATATCCCGAGTCTCTAAAGGCTAA
- a CDS encoding FecCD family ABC transporter permease, producing MLTGLALGLVLCLAVSLSLGKYPISLKEMGLVLRHGFFRNGGPYPGHLQLVANVLFDIRAPRLVAAAVIGAALSLSGAAFQSMFVNPLVSPGLLGVLPGASFGAALGMLIGNSWFQVQLLSFGGGLVAVCMAVFLAGIYNGDKLTVLILGGIISGSLFTSLLSIVKYTADPTDQLPAIVYWLMGGLSLVDKETVAYTALPILIGIACILSMSRYLNALSMGDEEARTLGINVRVVRLCLIFVATVISALTVAIGGLIGWVGLVIPHIGRMLVGPNNSILLPTTALVGAIYLVLVDDLSRLLLNVEIPLGIITSLVGIPFFSIIMGNAKQGWK from the coding sequence TTGCTTACGGGGTTGGCGCTCGGCCTGGTCCTGTGTCTGGCCGTGTCGTTGTCACTGGGAAAGTATCCCATCTCCCTGAAGGAGATGGGGCTGGTCTTGCGGCACGGGTTTTTCCGGAACGGGGGCCCGTACCCCGGCCATCTCCAACTGGTGGCCAATGTCCTTTTTGATATCCGCGCCCCGCGACTGGTCGCCGCGGCAGTGATCGGGGCGGCCCTGTCCCTCTCCGGGGCGGCCTTCCAGTCCATGTTCGTCAACCCCTTGGTTTCCCCGGGGCTTCTCGGGGTATTGCCCGGCGCCTCGTTCGGCGCTGCGCTCGGCATGCTGATCGGCAACTCCTGGTTTCAAGTTCAGCTACTGAGTTTTGGCGGAGGCCTTGTGGCCGTATGCATGGCGGTCTTCCTGGCCGGAATCTACAATGGCGACAAGCTGACGGTGCTTATCCTCGGGGGGATAATAAGCGGATCCCTGTTTACTTCGCTGCTCTCGATTGTCAAATACACGGCGGATCCCACGGATCAATTGCCGGCCATCGTCTATTGGCTCATGGGTGGTCTTTCTCTTGTCGATAAGGAGACGGTCGCCTACACCGCCTTGCCGATCCTGATTGGGATAGCGTGCATCCTGAGCATGTCCCGGTACCTCAACGCGCTCAGCATGGGCGACGAGGAGGCCAGGACTCTGGGGATCAACGTAAGGGTGGTCCGGTTGTGCCTCATCTTCGTCGCAACCGTGATCAGCGCGCTTACCGTTGCGATCGGAGGGTTGATCGGTTGGGTGGGGCTGGTGATTCCCCACATCGGCAGAATGCTGGTGGGCCCCAACAATTCCATCTTGCTCCCGACGACCGCCCTTGTCGGAGCCATCTATCTCGTGCTTGTCGATGATCTGTCGCGGCTTCTGCTGAATGTGGAAATTCCGTTGGGGATCATCACGTCGCTCGTCGGAATACCGTTTTTTTCCATCATCATGGGAAATGCGAAACAGGGATGGAAATAG
- a CDS encoding glycosyltransferase — protein MDRKTTNAYYTFMCMTDIWLVMPCFNERNRLSRESVDQFLAYAPDGHLCLVDDGSRDGTHELLLDLQRRSPDTVTVLRHTSNKGKAEAVRTGILHGASKSDHAYVGYWDADLATPFSQLPLFFAEMGKTPCGEIFMGCRHQRLGTAIERKWTRHYSGRVFATAASQVLGLPVYDTQCGAKLLLRETAVPLFQEPFLTTWVFDVELLARFLAAKGRQKALDAIREIPLERWTDIAGSKVSLKAYFTGARDLINIAREYGFRPDPRHTH, from the coding sequence ATGGACAGAAAAACCACAAACGCTTACTACACCTTCATGTGCATGACCGATATCTGGCTCGTTATGCCCTGCTTCAATGAGCGCAACCGGCTTTCCAGGGAAAGTGTCGATCAGTTCCTTGCCTACGCACCGGACGGGCACCTCTGCCTAGTGGATGACGGCAGCAGGGACGGGACACACGAACTCCTTCTCGATCTGCAGCGCCGCTCTCCGGACACGGTCACGGTACTCCGCCACACCTCGAACAAGGGGAAAGCGGAAGCGGTACGCACAGGTATCCTGCACGGGGCAAGCAAGTCCGATCATGCCTATGTCGGCTATTGGGACGCTGATCTGGCCACCCCGTTTTCGCAACTGCCCCTTTTTTTTGCAGAAATGGGAAAGACCCCATGCGGAGAAATCTTCATGGGGTGCCGCCATCAACGATTGGGAACAGCCATAGAACGAAAGTGGACACGCCACTATTCGGGCCGCGTGTTCGCCACAGCGGCTTCACAGGTCCTCGGCCTCCCCGTGTATGACACCCAATGCGGGGCCAAATTGCTCCTCCGGGAAACGGCAGTACCCCTCTTTCAGGAGCCCTTCCTGACCACCTGGGTTTTTGATGTCGAGCTACTGGCGCGTTTCCTTGCCGCCAAAGGACGACAGAAAGCGCTCGACGCCATTAGGGAAATCCCGCTTGAGCGATGGACTGACATTGCCGGTTCCAAGGTTTCGCTCAAGGCCTATTTCACAGGGGCAAGAGACTTGATCAATATCGCGCGGGAATATGGTTTCAGACCCGACCCCCGCCACACTCACTAA